CTATAGGATAAAAGACATCCAATGCGTTTTCAACCAAAGTGGACGTGACAGTACACATAGATAAGAGGCTTCCTTTGTGTTCCCTTCAGTGTAAATCACTCATGACATCCTCTTGATGTAACAtgatgaaaacaacagaaaactgTACTAGGCGCGTGTAATGTGAGAGAAATATGCATTGTGTCATTTTCTTTACACTCAATGAAAATGGCACCAGAGAATCTGTGGGAAACTGATAGCTTGAGTAACATCTGATTGGATCACAATAGTGTGAAAGCATGGCTATTATATGTTCTCAGGCCTCCATTCGACAGGTAAAGTGCACTAGTGCTGGGCAAGAAAGCATCACTTTTATCTGCAGACCCACTTAAGTAAAGAAAGTCTGTTCCCAGACTTCTCTGAGCATGTGCATTAATATAGAAACACAATCAACATACTGGCATGAGTAGTCCTTTGTTTCTTAAGCTTGATTTTGTCTTTCTGCACATATGATTATAACACAGTAATGGTACAGCTGCACTGTGGACTACCTGTGTTTGTGGAGGAGCAGGatcaacataaacatgtaacaCAGGATGAGACCACAGGCTTCAGCCATTGCAAAAGCCCAGGGGATTCTGGGAACACTGAAAGAGAACAAGAACATGCATGTCAGCCAGTATAGATTAGATATGAGCGCAGAAGAATGTGTACATGAACTATGGACTTATACCTGTCCAGGAATATGTCAGGCAGCGGTGGGTATGTCGTCGTGTCCGGGACTCGCTCGTGTACGATGACCATGACAAAAGATGTGAAAccaaaaactaaaaacacataaaaggcACTCATGACTGTTTTCCACACCTCTGGGTCCAATCTACCTGCCAGGTGCTGCCTACACCTCCCATTAGAGTGTATATGACAAAGTGCAGCTCCTGAATCAAATCCAGATCTGTCTCCATTCCTCAGTCTCAGCTCAGTCCCATTACACGTATGATTTCCTCCATTATACCTCCTGTTGGCTCTGTCGCAGCTCCACTCCACCCCTCCACTGTCCACTTGAGGATGTCTGTCCGTAAGCTGCAAACCCAGCTCCTCcagctggttctggttctgtctctGGAGCCGGCGCAGGGCGATGTTCAGCCTCTTGATGTCTCCCAGCACAGTGAGGCCAAGCGGGGGTCCTCGCAGGTCGGCCTCAGTCAGAGCCAGCAGTGCGAGGCCGTCAAGGCGGTGCTGGGTGCACAATAACTCCACGTACTCCCCAAAGCCTTCCTCCTTCAGCCACTGAGCCACCTGCTTACAGCTCCAGGTGCTCACACTGTCCTCTGATGGAGCCATGACACTGCATGAATGAAGAGGATTGATTTAAGTACAGGGAGAAAGTGAAGTCCTGATTAAAACTAACTTTGACCTATGAGTGCATCTTTCTCCAGAGTACTTTCACCTCTTGATTTCATCACTTTCTTTGTCACTTTCAGTCGTTTTGTTTGTATGAAAACTCACCTATTCACCTAATCAGTTTGCATGTTTTTGAGCACAACAGCTTGTGATAAAGGGAAGGGCTGCAACAAGCCAGAATTTCAATAATTGATTTACCTCAATTCATCTATTTTTCTGTTGGTAGATAAAatgttaggaaaaaaaaaaatcaaataattttTCCAGAGTCTAAGAGGACGTATTTCATTGTCTGCTTTTGTTCCATCAGTTGTCTAAACCtcaaacattcagatttaaatgaaacagaaaacattcaaaatcaTGAAACCTTTATTCTTCCTCTGAACTGTTTGTTCAAACTTTGAACTTTTGTTTGATTAACTTTTTGTCAACAGTCTCTGACTCATGATTATTTACACTAACTGATCTGGATGTAACATTTTACACTCACTGACAATAATCTGACAACAGAATACAAAAAGGAAACAGCAGCACACACCATCATTCAACAATCCGACAAACCCATTAACATTTATAAAACTAGTGATGACACGATGAGTGAATTCATGGATgaagaaatatcagaaaacacagaactaacatgatgatgttttaaatgtctgattGAGTCTGATGTTCAAGTAACTCAAAACAATCTTTTGTGTCAGCTCCTCAAACGtgatatttttctctttcatatCATGAAAACTCTTTTTATTTAGACTGTTGTTTGGACAAAATACTTTATTAAGACATCACCAGGGAACCGGggactgatgttttttttttaatgttgttatttcatGGACTTACTGACAGATCAGTGATAAGAACTTTAAAAAGGAGCTGAAAtctcaacatttacattttcttgaCAAGAAGAaatcattgaagaacaaaactGGATTACTCTTTACTCTAACAGTCACCGGAGCATGCTATGAAGGCGTGCATGTGGCAGAAGTGACACAACAGGGATGCAGGTCCGTGTGGAGTAATCTGCTGTTTGAGCTCTTATTGGACGTGACCTGGCACCACACATTGCAGAACACTCAGAGTTATTTCATCAGCTGCTTTCAGGTCTGAGACTGAACAGTAGAGAACAGTTTAACTAACACTGATCTCTATAGACCAGGCCATGTTTTCTGtcaaacataaagaaaatagaaagaactcaacctaactgagAGTGGGCGTCCTCTTTGTTGCAATGCAGTCATTTCATggttagaataaataaataaacagcgAGTCACTAACCCTCTGAGGTTTACAAAAACAAGCAGTCAGCTCCTCTCCCACCACAGATAGACTCAGGTACTAATGACACTCTGTCTCACgctcatgttttcatttcatctttaACCTTGGACCCTCTGATAAGCtccttctgtcctcctctctgctccaaaGGTCTGTCACCCTCAAACAGCTCACCTGTACTTCTGTAACCTGCTGAACGTGAGCGATACAAGCTGATTGAACAGCAGATACAGACTGACAATTAGACCAGTAAGCAGATTTTCAGTTATCAGTAATTACAGCACTGCAGTAAGAAGTCCAGGGAGGAGTATTACTAACTAATGAGAAGTGTCTGAGGTATGTATtcttaaaacagaaatgatctaTAAAGTTCCTCTCTGACTGGAAACTAATAACTGTTTCACATCCACTATCGAAATCACAGGTTTCATCACTATGGAACATGTTATTGTTTCTTAGATTAATAAATCactatacaataataataataata
This genomic interval from Notolabrus celidotus isolate fNotCel1 chromosome 4, fNotCel1.pri, whole genome shotgun sequence contains the following:
- the LOC117812084 gene encoding sphingomyelin synthase-related protein 1-like, with amino-acid sequence MAPSEDSVSTWSCKQVAQWLKEEGFGEYVELLCTQHRLDGLALLALTEADLRGPPLGLTVLGDIKRLNIALRRLQRQNQNQLEELGLQLTDRHPQVDSGGVEWSCDRANRRYNGGNHTCNGTELRLRNGDRSGFDSGAALCHIHSNGRCRQHLAGRLDPEVWKTVMSAFYVFLVFGFTSFVMVIVHERVPDTTTYPPLPDIFLDSVPRIPWAFAMAEACGLILCYMFMLILLLHKHRSILFRRLCSLMGTVFLLRCCTMFVTSLSVPGQHLKCASKTYGDTLGKIQRALAIWSGFGMTLTGVQTCGDYMFSGHTVVITLLNFFVTEYTPRTWNMIHTISWVLNLFGIFFILAAHEHYSIDVFIAFYITTRLFLYYHTLANTRAYQHSRRARIWFPMFSFFECNVNGPVPNQYHWPFNKPVFMKTLIG